A window from Pseudomonas frederiksbergensis encodes these proteins:
- the thrC gene encoding threonine synthase, which translates to MRYISTRGQAPALNFEDVLLAGLATDGGLYVPENLPRFTQEEIASWAGLPYHELAFRVMRPFVTGSIPDADFKKILEETYGVFSHNAVAPLRQLNGNEWVLELFHGPTLAFKDFALQLLGRLLDYVLEKRGERVVIVGATSGDTGSAAIEGCKHCENVDIFILHPHNRVSEVQRRQMTTIFGENIHNIAIEGNFDDCQEMVKASFADQSFLKGTRLVAVNSINWARIMAQIVYYFHAALQLGGPARSVSFSVPTGNFGDIFAGYLARNMGLPINQLIVATNRNDILHRFMSGNQYVKDTLHATLSPSMDIMVSSNFERLLFDLHGRNGAAIAGLMDTFKQGGGFSVEQERWTEARKLFDSLAVDDAQTCETIAEVFEQTGELLDPHTAIGVKAARECRRNLDIPMVILGTAHPVKFPDAVEKAGVGKALELPAHLSDLFERDERCTVLPNDLKAVQAFVSKHGNRGKPL; encoded by the coding sequence ATGCGTTATATCAGTACCCGCGGCCAGGCACCGGCCCTGAATTTCGAAGACGTCCTGCTGGCCGGTCTGGCCACGGACGGTGGTCTGTACGTCCCGGAAAACCTGCCACGTTTCACCCAGGAAGAAATCGCTTCGTGGGCCGGCCTGCCGTATCACGAGCTGGCTTTCCGGGTGATGCGCCCGTTCGTCACCGGCAGCATCCCGGATGCCGATTTCAAAAAGATCCTCGAAGAAACCTACGGCGTGTTTTCCCACAACGCCGTGGCACCATTGCGTCAGCTGAACGGTAACGAATGGGTGCTGGAGCTGTTCCACGGCCCGACCCTCGCGTTCAAAGACTTCGCCTTGCAGCTGCTGGGTCGTCTGCTCGACTACGTGCTGGAAAAACGGGGTGAGCGCGTAGTGATTGTCGGCGCCACCTCCGGCGACACCGGTTCGGCCGCCATCGAAGGCTGCAAGCATTGCGAAAACGTCGACATCTTCATCCTGCACCCGCACAACCGTGTGTCCGAAGTGCAGCGTCGCCAGATGACCACCATCTTCGGCGAGAACATCCATAACATCGCCATCGAAGGCAACTTCGATGACTGCCAGGAAATGGTCAAGGCCAGCTTCGCCGACCAGAGTTTCCTCAAAGGCACGCGTCTGGTGGCCGTGAACTCGATCAACTGGGCGCGAATCATGGCCCAGATCGTTTACTACTTCCATGCAGCCCTGCAGTTGGGCGGCCCGGCACGTTCGGTATCGTTCTCGGTGCCGACCGGCAACTTCGGCGACATTTTCGCCGGTTACCTGGCGCGCAACATGGGCCTGCCGATCAACCAGTTGATCGTCGCTACCAATCGCAACGACATCCTGCACCGCTTCATGAGCGGCAATCAGTACGTCAAGGACACCCTGCACGCCACGCTGTCGCCGTCGATGGACATCATGGTGTCGTCCAACTTCGAACGTCTGCTGTTCGACCTGCACGGTCGCAATGGCGCAGCGATCGCCGGGTTGATGGACACCTTCAAGCAAGGTGGCGGTTTCAGTGTCGAACAGGAACGCTGGACCGAGGCTCGCAAACTGTTCGATTCGCTGGCCGTGGACGACGCTCAAACTTGCGAAACCATTGCCGAGGTTTTCGAGCAAACCGGTGAACTGCTGGATCCGCACACTGCCATCGGCGTGAAGGCAGCGCGCGAGTGCCGTCGCAACCTGGATATCCCGATGGTGATCCTCGGTACGGCGCATCCGGTCAAATTCCCCGACGCAGTGGAAAAAGCAGGTGTAGGAAAAGCACTCGAACTACCTGCACATCTTTCTGATTTGTTTGAGCGAGATGAGCGCTGCACCGTGCTGCCAAATGACTTGAAAGCCGTGCAGGCCTTTGTCAGCAAGCATGGCAACCGCGGCAAGCCTCTGTAA
- a CDS encoding homoserine dehydrogenase: MKPVKVGICGLGTVGGGTFNVLQRNAEEISRRAGRGIEVAQIAMRTPKPQFQTTGIAITNDVFEVATNPEIDIVIELMGGYTVARELVLKAIENGKHVVTANKALIAVHGNEIFAKAREKGVIVAFEAAVAGGIPVIKAIREGLSANRINWVAGIINGTGNFILTEMREKGRTFEDVLAEAQALGYAEADPTFDVEGIDAAHKLTILASIAFGIPLQFDKAYTEGITKLTTADVNYAEALGYRIKHLGVARSTAAGIELRVHPTLIPADRLIANVNGVMNAVMVNGDAAGSTLFYGAGAGMEPTASSVIADLVDVVRAMTSDPENRVPHLAFQPDSLSAHPILPIEACESSYYLRIQAKDHPGVLAQVASILSERGINIESIMQKEVEEHDGLVPMILLTHRVLEQHMNDAIAALEALAGVVGPVVRIRVEHLN; this comes from the coding sequence GTGAAACCGGTCAAAGTAGGCATCTGTGGGTTAGGGACCGTCGGTGGCGGTACCTTCAACGTACTTCAGCGTAACGCCGAGGAAATTTCTCGTCGTGCCGGGCGTGGAATCGAAGTGGCACAAATTGCCATGCGCACGCCAAAGCCTCAGTTCCAGACGACCGGTATTGCGATTACCAACGATGTCTTCGAAGTGGCCACGAACCCTGAGATCGACATCGTCATAGAGCTGATGGGCGGCTACACCGTTGCCCGCGAGCTGGTACTCAAAGCGATCGAGAACGGAAAACATGTGGTGACCGCGAACAAGGCGTTGATCGCCGTTCACGGTAATGAAATTTTCGCCAAGGCCCGCGAGAAGGGCGTGATTGTGGCGTTCGAAGCCGCCGTGGCCGGTGGCATCCCGGTGATCAAAGCGATCCGTGAAGGCCTGTCGGCCAACCGCATCAACTGGGTCGCCGGCATCATCAACGGCACCGGTAACTTCATCCTCACTGAAATGCGTGAGAAGGGCCGCACCTTCGAAGACGTACTCGCCGAGGCACAGGCCCTGGGTTACGCCGAGGCCGATCCGACCTTCGACGTTGAAGGCATCGACGCGGCCCACAAGCTGACGATCCTGGCGTCCATTGCGTTCGGTATTCCGCTGCAATTCGACAAGGCCTACACCGAAGGCATCACCAAGCTGACCACCGCTGACGTGAACTACGCCGAAGCGCTGGGCTATCGCATCAAGCACCTGGGCGTGGCGCGCAGCACCGCGGCCGGCATCGAACTGCGTGTGCATCCGACGCTGATCCCGGCCGACCGCCTGATCGCCAATGTCAACGGCGTGATGAACGCAGTGATGGTCAACGGTGATGCTGCCGGTTCGACCCTGTTCTACGGCGCTGGCGCTGGCATGGAACCGACCGCTTCGTCGGTGATCGCCGACCTGGTGGACGTGGTTCGCGCCATGACGTCCGACCCGGAAAACCGCGTACCGCACCTGGCGTTCCAGCCGGATTCGCTGTCGGCCCACCCGATCCTGCCGATCGAGGCCTGCGAAAGCTCCTATTACCTGCGCATCCAGGCCAAGGATCATCCGGGCGTGTTGGCGCAGGTGGCGAGCATCCTGTCGGAACGCGGCATCAACATCGAATCGATCATGCAGAAGGAAGTCGAAGAACACGACGGCCTGGTGCCGATGATCCTGCTGACTCACCGCGTGCTGGAACAGCACATGAACGACGCGATCGCCGCCCTGGAAGCCTTGGCGGGCGTAGTCGGTCCGGTCGTACGGATCCGCGTCGAGCACCTGAACTAA
- the dsbC gene encoding bifunctional protein-disulfide isomerase/oxidoreductase DsbC — MRLTQIFAAAAIALVSTFAVADDAADKAIRKSLENLQLEVPVESISASPLPGLYEVKLKGSRVLYASADGQYVVQGYMFQLKDGKPVNLTEKTERLGVSKLVNAIPVAETVVYPAIGETKSHITVFTDTTCPYCHKLHAEVPELNKRGIEVRYVAFPRQGLGSPGDEQLQAVWCSKDKKAAMDKMVDGKEIKAAKCDNPVSKQFALGQSIGVNGTPAIVLADGQVIPGYQPAPQVAKLALDAK, encoded by the coding sequence ATGCGTCTGACCCAGATTTTCGCCGCCGCAGCCATTGCGTTGGTCAGCACCTTTGCCGTCGCCGATGACGCGGCCGACAAAGCCATTCGTAAAAGCCTGGAAAACCTCCAGCTCGAAGTGCCGGTAGAAAGCATCTCCGCCAGCCCGCTGCCGGGCCTGTACGAAGTCAAGCTCAAGGGCAGCCGCGTACTCTATGCCAGCGCCGATGGCCAGTACGTCGTTCAGGGTTATATGTTCCAGCTCAAGGACGGCAAACCGGTCAACCTGACCGAGAAGACCGAACGCCTGGGCGTGTCCAAACTGGTCAACGCCATTCCAGTCGCGGAAACCGTGGTCTACCCCGCGATCGGCGAAACCAAATCGCACATCACCGTGTTCACCGACACCACCTGCCCGTACTGCCACAAGTTGCACGCTGAAGTGCCTGAGCTGAACAAGCGCGGCATCGAAGTGCGTTATGTTGCGTTCCCACGCCAGGGCCTGGGCTCGCCGGGTGATGAGCAGCTGCAAGCGGTCTGGTGCTCCAAAGACAAGAAAGCGGCGATGGACAAGATGGTCGACGGCAAGGAAATCAAGGCCGCCAAGTGCGATAACCCGGTTTCCAAGCAGTTCGCCCTCGGCCAGTCGATTGGCGTGAACGGTACACCGGCCATCGTTTTGGCCGACGGCCAGGTCATTCCGGGCTACCAGCCAGCGCCACAAGTCGCCAAACTGGCGCTGGACGCGAAATAA
- the xerD gene encoding site-specific tyrosine recombinase XerD: MPAIDHPLIDQFLDALWLEKGLSDNTRDAYRSDLALFNGWLQEKNLELINAGRELILDHLAWRLEQNYKPRSTARFLSGVRGFYRYLLREKLIAVDPTLRVDMPQLGRPLPKSLSEADVEALLKAPDLSEAIGQRDRAMLEVLYACGLRVTELISLTLEQVNLRQGVLRVMGKGSKERLVPMGEEAIVWVERYLRDGRQELLGGRPSDVMFPSQRGEQMTRQTFWHRIKHQAKVAGIGKSLSPHTLRHAFATHLLNHGADLRVVQMLLGHSDLSTTQIYTHVARARLQDLHAKHHPRG, translated from the coding sequence ATGCCCGCCATCGATCATCCTTTGATAGACCAGTTTCTCGACGCGCTGTGGCTGGAGAAAGGTCTTTCCGATAACACCCGCGATGCCTATCGCAGCGACCTTGCTCTGTTCAACGGCTGGCTGCAGGAAAAAAACCTGGAGCTGATCAACGCCGGACGCGAGTTGATCCTCGATCACCTGGCCTGGCGTCTGGAGCAAAATTACAAGCCCCGTTCCACCGCGAGGTTTCTCTCGGGTGTGCGCGGCTTTTATCGTTATCTGCTGCGGGAAAAGTTGATCGCGGTCGACCCCACGTTGCGGGTCGATATGCCTCAACTCGGTAGGCCATTGCCCAAATCCCTGTCGGAAGCAGACGTAGAAGCGCTGTTGAAGGCTCCGGATTTGAGCGAAGCCATCGGCCAACGCGACCGCGCCATGCTCGAAGTGCTTTATGCCTGCGGCTTGCGCGTGACGGAACTGATCAGCCTGACGCTGGAGCAGGTCAACCTGCGCCAAGGCGTGCTGCGAGTGATGGGCAAGGGCAGCAAGGAGCGGCTGGTGCCGATGGGCGAAGAGGCGATTGTCTGGGTCGAGCGTTACCTGCGCGATGGCCGCCAGGAGCTGCTTGGCGGGCGTCCCAGCGATGTCATGTTCCCCAGCCAGCGCGGCGAGCAGATGACGCGGCAAACCTTCTGGCATCGCATCAAGCACCAGGCCAAGGTTGCCGGGATCGGCAAGTCGCTGTCGCCGCATACCCTGCGTCATGCCTTTGCCACCCACTTGCTCAACCACGGCGCCGACCTGCGGGTGGTGCAAATGCTGCTCGGCCACAGCGATCTGTCGACCACGCAGATCTACACCCACGTCGCCCGCGCCCGCTTGCAGGACCTGCACGCCAAACACCACCCGCGCGGATGA
- the rplS gene encoding 50S ribosomal protein L19 — MTNKIILALEAEQMTKEIPTFAPGDTIVVQVKVKEGDRSRLQAFEGVVIAKRNRGVNSAFTVRKISNGVGVERTFQTYSPQIDSMAVKRRGDVRKAKLYYLRDLSGKAARIKEKLA; from the coding sequence ATGACTAACAAAATCATCCTTGCACTCGAAGCAGAGCAGATGACCAAAGAGATCCCTACCTTTGCCCCGGGCGACACCATTGTCGTTCAGGTGAAAGTGAAGGAAGGCGACCGTTCGCGTCTGCAAGCGTTCGAAGGTGTTGTTATCGCCAAGCGTAACCGCGGCGTAAACAGTGCTTTCACCGTTCGTAAAATCTCCAACGGTGTTGGCGTAGAGCGTACTTTCCAGACCTACAGCCCGCAAATCGACAGCATGGCCGTTAAACGTCGCGGTGACGTACGTAAAGCCAAGCTGTACTACCTGCGTGACCTGTCCGGTAAAGCAGCTCGCATCAAGGAAAAACTGGCTTAA
- the trmD gene encoding tRNA (guanosine(37)-N1)-methyltransferase TrmD, with product MGCGLLSVANLRVEVISLFPEMFSAISEYGITSRAVKQGLLQLTCWNPRDYTTDRHHTVDDRPFGGGPGMVMKIKPLEDALVQAKAAAGEAAKVIYLSPQGRQLTQSAVRELANLDALILIAGRYEGIDERFIDAHVDEEWSIGDYVLSGGELPAMVLIDAVTRLLPGALGHADSAEEDSFTDGLLDCPHYTRPEVYADQRVPDVLLSGNHAHIRRWRLQQSLGRTFERRADLLESRSLSGEEKKLLEEYIRERDDS from the coding sequence ATGGGATGCGGACTTCTAAGCGTGGCTAACTTGCGCGTAGAAGTGATCAGTTTGTTTCCCGAGATGTTTTCCGCCATCAGCGAGTACGGCATCACCAGTCGTGCGGTGAAACAGGGGCTCTTGCAGCTCACCTGTTGGAATCCGCGAGACTACACGACGGATCGACATCACACTGTGGACGATCGCCCATTTGGCGGTGGTCCGGGCATGGTGATGAAGATCAAGCCCCTGGAAGATGCGTTGGTTCAGGCCAAGGCAGCAGCCGGGGAGGCGGCGAAGGTGATTTACCTGTCCCCCCAAGGCCGTCAACTGACTCAGTCGGCGGTACGCGAGTTGGCGAATCTGGATGCATTGATCCTGATTGCCGGCCGCTATGAAGGCATTGACGAGCGTTTTATTGATGCTCATGTCGATGAAGAGTGGTCGATTGGCGACTATGTACTGTCTGGCGGCGAGCTGCCGGCGATGGTCCTGATCGATGCGGTTACACGACTGCTGCCTGGAGCTTTAGGGCATGCGGACTCCGCCGAGGAAGATTCCTTTACGGATGGTTTGCTGGATTGCCCGCACTACACCCGACCGGAGGTGTATGCGGATCAGCGTGTTCCCGACGTATTGCTAAGTGGCAATCACGCGCATATCCGGCGTTGGCGTTTACAGCAGTCCCTTGGTAGGACCTTTGAACGACGCGCCGATCTTCTGGAAAGCCGCTCGCTTTCTGGAGAAGAGAAGAAGCTGCTCGAGGAATACATCCGCGAGCGGGACGATAGTTAA
- the rimM gene encoding ribosome maturation factor RimM (Essential for efficient processing of 16S rRNA): MNATPAVADDLIVIGKIYSVHGVRGEVKVYSFTDPTENLLQYKTWTLKREGNVKQVELVSGRGNDKFLVAKLKGLDDREEARLLAGYEICVPRNLFPELTDGEYYWYQLEGLKVIDQLGQLLGKIDHLLETGANDVMVVKPCAGSLDDRERLLPYTEQCVLAVDLAAGEMKVEWDADF, encoded by the coding sequence ATGAACGCGACGCCAGCTGTTGCTGATGATTTGATCGTTATCGGCAAAATTTACTCGGTTCATGGCGTTCGCGGCGAAGTGAAGGTGTATTCCTTTACTGATCCGACTGAAAACCTGTTGCAGTACAAAACCTGGACGCTCAAGCGCGAAGGCAATGTGAAACAGGTCGAGCTGGTCAGCGGACGCGGGAACGACAAGTTCCTGGTCGCAAAGCTCAAGGGTCTCGATGATCGTGAAGAAGCGCGTCTTCTGGCCGGTTATGAGATCTGCGTGCCGCGCAACCTGTTCCCTGAATTGACCGACGGCGAGTACTACTGGTACCAGCTGGAAGGTCTGAAGGTCATTGATCAACTCGGGCAATTGCTCGGGAAAATCGATCATCTTCTGGAAACCGGCGCCAATGATGTAATGGTGGTCAAGCCTTGCGCTGGCAGCCTGGATGATCGCGAACGCCTGTTGCCCTATACGGAGCAATGCGTGTTGGCTGTCGACCTTGCCGCAGGCGAGATGAAGGTGGAATGGGATGCGGACTTCTAA
- the rpsP gene encoding 30S ribosomal protein S16, producing MLTIRLALGGSKKRPFYHLTVTDSRNPRDGSHKEQVGFFNPVARGQEVRLSVNQERVAYWLSVGAQPSERVAQLLKDAAKAAA from the coding sequence ATGCTAACAATCCGTCTTGCCCTTGGCGGCTCCAAAAAGCGCCCGTTTTACCACTTGACCGTAACCGACAGCCGCAACCCGCGCGACGGTTCGCACAAGGAACAGGTTGGTTTCTTCAACCCTGTTGCTCGTGGTCAAGAAGTCCGTCTGTCCGTGAACCAAGAGCGCGTAGCCTACTGGCTGAGCGTTGGTGCACAGCCTTCCGAGCGTGTTGCTCAGTTGCTGAAAGACGCGGCTAAGGCTGCGGCCTGA
- the ffh gene encoding signal recognition particle protein, translated as MFENLTDRLSQTLRHVTGKAKLTEDNIKDTLREVRMALLEADVALPVVKDFVNSVKERAVGTEVSRSLTPGQAFVKIVQAELESLMGAANEDLNLSAVPPAVVLMAGLQGAGKTTTAGKLARFLKERKKKSVMVVSADVYRPAAIKQLEMLAGEVGVTFFPSDLSQKPVDIAQAAIKEAKLKFIDVVIVDTAGRLHIDEEMMGEIKALHAAINPVETLFVVDAMTGQDAANTAKAFGDALPLTGVILTKVDGDARGGAALSVRAITGKPIKFIGMGEKSDALEPFHPERIASRILGMGDVLSLIEQAEQTLDKDKADKLAKKLKKGKGFDLEDFRDQLQQMKNMGGLGGLMDKLPNMGGMNLAQMGNAQGAAEKQFKQMEAIINSMTPAERRDPEMISGSRKRRIAMGSGTQVQDIGRLIKQHKQMQKMMKKFSAKGGMAKMMRGMGGMLPGGGMPRM; from the coding sequence ATGTTTGAAAACTTAACCGACCGTCTCTCGCAGACGCTGCGCCATGTCACCGGCAAGGCCAAGCTGACCGAAGACAACATCAAAGACACCCTGCGCGAAGTGCGCATGGCGTTGCTCGAAGCTGACGTCGCCCTGCCGGTCGTCAAGGACTTCGTCAATTCGGTCAAGGAACGCGCCGTCGGCACCGAGGTGTCGCGCAGCCTGACGCCGGGCCAGGCCTTCGTGAAGATCGTCCAGGCCGAACTCGAAAGCCTGATGGGCGCGGCCAACGAAGACTTGAACCTGAGCGCCGTTCCTCCGGCCGTCGTGCTGATGGCCGGTTTGCAGGGCGCGGGTAAAACCACCACCGCCGGCAAACTCGCGCGCTTCCTCAAAGAGCGCAAGAAGAAGTCGGTCATGGTCGTGTCGGCGGACGTTTACCGTCCGGCGGCGATCAAGCAGCTGGAAATGCTCGCGGGTGAAGTCGGCGTAACCTTCTTCCCGTCCGACCTGAGCCAGAAGCCGGTCGACATCGCGCAAGCGGCTATTAAAGAAGCAAAACTGAAATTCATCGACGTGGTCATCGTCGATACCGCCGGTCGCCTGCACATCGATGAAGAGATGATGGGCGAGATCAAGGCGTTGCATGCCGCGATCAACCCGGTCGAAACGCTGTTCGTGGTCGACGCCATGACCGGCCAGGACGCCGCCAACACGGCCAAGGCCTTTGGCGACGCGCTGCCGCTGACCGGTGTGATCCTGACCAAGGTCGACGGTGATGCCCGTGGCGGTGCTGCACTGTCGGTGCGCGCAATCACCGGCAAGCCGATCAAGTTCATCGGTATGGGCGAGAAGAGCGACGCGCTCGAGCCGTTCCACCCGGAGCGTATCGCTTCGCGCATCCTCGGGATGGGCGATGTGCTCAGCCTGATCGAGCAGGCCGAACAGACCCTCGACAAGGACAAGGCCGACAAACTGGCCAAGAAGCTGAAGAAGGGCAAGGGCTTCGACCTCGAAGACTTCCGCGATCAGCTGCAACAGATGAAAAACATGGGCGGCCTCGGCGGCCTCATGGACAAACTGCCAAACATGGGCGGTATGAACCTGGCGCAGATGGGTAACGCCCAGGGTGCGGCAGAGAAACAATTCAAGCAGATGGAAGCCATCATCAATTCCATGACCCCGGCCGAGCGCCGCGACCCTGAGATGATCAGCGGTTCGCGCAAACGCCGGATCGCCATGGGTTCCGGCACTCAGGTGCAGGACATCGGTCGCTTGATCAAGCAGCACAAGCAGATGCAGAAGATGATGAAGAAGTTCTCCGCAAAAGGCGGAATGGCCAAAATGATGCGCGGCATGGGCGGTATGTTGCCCGGCGGCGGCATGCCAAGAATGTAA
- a CDS encoding inner membrane protein YpjD: MLPLSPSLLVTLAAACLYAAATLYQGTRLATGAKANKRLLVTLGVLAVLAHSASLFTHLLTPIGLGLDFFSAASLIAAAVIALTLLACSRIPVENLLILLFPLGAATVLLAQLAPAGTVQIIDEEPGILAHILLSILAYGMFTIAVFQALLLLVQDHQLKHKHPSGLIKNFPPLQTMESLLFGFLWAGWTLLSLSLISGWLFVDNLFAQHLVHKTLLACLAWIVFSVLLWGRNRLGWRGHKAIRWTLAGFCLLMLAYFGSKLVREYILHI, encoded by the coding sequence ATGCTCCCCTTGTCACCCAGTTTGCTAGTTACCCTCGCCGCCGCCTGCTTATACGCCGCTGCGACCCTCTATCAGGGCACTCGCCTGGCCACCGGTGCCAAGGCGAACAAACGCCTGCTGGTCACGCTCGGCGTGCTCGCCGTGCTGGCTCATAGCGCCAGCCTGTTCACCCACCTGCTGACACCGATTGGCCTGGGCCTGGATTTTTTCAGCGCCGCCAGCCTGATTGCCGCCGCGGTGATTGCCCTGACGCTGTTGGCCTGCTCACGGATCCCGGTGGAAAACCTGCTTATATTGCTGTTCCCGCTCGGCGCCGCCACCGTACTGCTCGCACAGCTCGCCCCCGCCGGCACCGTGCAGATCATCGACGAAGAGCCGGGCATCCTCGCCCATATCCTGCTGTCGATCCTCGCCTACGGCATGTTCACCATTGCGGTGTTCCAGGCGTTGCTGCTACTGGTTCAAGACCATCAGCTCAAGCACAAACACCCGTCCGGCCTGATCAAGAACTTCCCGCCGCTGCAAACCATGGAAAGCCTGCTGTTCGGTTTCCTCTGGGCCGGCTGGACCCTGCTGTCGCTGTCGCTGATTTCCGGCTGGCTGTTCGTGGACAATCTTTTCGCCCAGCACCTGGTGCACAAAACCTTGCTGGCCTGCCTGGCCTGGATCGTTTTCAGCGTGTTGCTATGGGGGCGCAATCGCCTCGGCTGGCGCGGACACAAGGCCATTCGCTGGACCCTCGCCGGTTTCTGCCTGCTGATGCTGGCCTATTTCGGCAGTAAACTGGTCCGTGAATACATCCTGCATATCTGA
- a CDS encoding transporter associated domain-containing protein — translation MDDLPIGPMLAVMALLILWSGLFTAIEAAQQHLLAQRTASRSSDKPVAKLSFSLNSLILCNTLCRALVVVISTLLAIFTWAENGPWVACLGAGTVLLVFADYLPRTLAARYPDAVLALGNTLLGAPLKIIYPAAWLLNGISQLLMRPFARKVKVVQQSEDETPNDRHDDHEHAACRPHPLSGIHALDNITVNDILVPRSDVDGVNLDDSLEEIIEQLRANKRTRLPVFHSDINQVEAVLNTRQIRHLLPDASLTREALLAACHDPYFVPESTPLQLQLLNFHKQQRRLGMVVDEYGEVLGIVTLEDILEEIVGEFESQHSLDNPHIHPQADGRLVIEGAASIRELNKSLGWHLPSDGPKTLNGLVTEALETIPDSAVCLKIGRYRLEILETEDNRVTRVLIWHTSSVPAVI, via the coding sequence ATGGACGACTTGCCCATAGGGCCGATGCTCGCGGTAATGGCCCTGCTGATTTTATGGTCGGGGCTGTTTACCGCCATCGAAGCGGCGCAACAGCACTTGCTCGCCCAGCGAACCGCTTCGCGTTCGAGCGACAAACCGGTGGCAAAGCTGAGCTTTTCGCTCAATAGCCTGATCCTCTGCAACACCTTGTGCCGCGCACTGGTGGTAGTCATCAGCACCTTGCTGGCGATTTTCACTTGGGCGGAAAACGGTCCATGGGTCGCCTGCCTGGGGGCTGGCACTGTGCTTCTGGTGTTCGCCGACTACCTGCCGCGCACCCTCGCCGCCCGTTATCCGGACGCCGTCCTGGCCCTGGGCAACACCTTGCTTGGCGCGCCACTGAAAATCATCTATCCCGCCGCCTGGCTGCTCAATGGCATCAGCCAGCTGCTGATGCGACCGTTCGCCCGCAAAGTCAAAGTGGTGCAGCAGAGCGAAGACGAGACCCCGAATGATCGGCACGACGATCACGAACACGCCGCCTGCCGCCCGCATCCGCTGTCAGGCATCCATGCGCTGGACAACATCACGGTCAACGACATTCTGGTGCCACGCAGTGACGTCGACGGGGTCAATCTGGATGACTCCCTCGAGGAGATCATCGAGCAGCTTCGCGCCAATAAACGCACGCGCCTGCCGGTTTTCCACAGCGACATCAATCAGGTCGAGGCGGTACTCAATACCCGGCAGATACGTCATCTGCTGCCCGACGCCAGCCTGACCCGTGAAGCACTGCTGGCAGCGTGTCACGACCCCTACTTCGTGCCGGAAAGCACACCGTTGCAATTGCAGCTGCTGAATTTCCACAAACAACAGCGACGCCTGGGCATGGTGGTCGACGAGTACGGTGAAGTGCTTGGCATCGTGACCCTGGAAGACATTCTCGAAGAAATCGTCGGCGAGTTCGAAAGCCAGCACAGCCTGGATAACCCGCATATCCACCCACAGGCCGATGGCCGCCTGGTGATCGAAGGTGCAGCGTCGATTCGCGAACTGAACAAGAGCCTGGGCTGGCACTTGCCGAGCGACGGCCCGAAAACCCTCAACGGGTTGGTGACCGAGGCCCTGGAGACGATTCCGGACAGTGCGGTATGCCTGAAGATCGGGCGTTATCGGCTGGAGATTCTGGAGACGGAAGACAATCGGGTCACGCGGGTTTTGATCTGGCATACCAGCTCAGTTCCAGCAGTTATTTGA